The Diceros bicornis minor isolate mBicDic1 chromosome 14, mDicBic1.mat.cur, whole genome shotgun sequence genome segment ATGTCAAGGCATGCTCTGAATTCCAGGCTGAGGTTAAATATTGTTCTCCTATAAGCAAAGAAGAGTAATGAAAAGGTTTTAAGCAGAGCCTTACGACTCCAGGAAAACCACCAGGCAGTGCATGTGGGGTAGATAAGGAGGGCCCAGCTGGGACATTATCGTGGTAGTTCAGAGATAGAAAGAGTCAAACTAGCAGGGTGGCCATGGGCCTGGAGAGTAAGTGATGAGAAAGGAGAATCCTTGGCCAGAAAGAAAGTTTTGTGTCTGCATTTTTTTGTGTCTCCCAGATTACTCAACATCGTGTCTTGCACTCTACACGTTTTTttatgaatgaatgcataaatatttctccttttagattAGTCTCTAAAAATACTCTAATATTATTTGATTACAAAGTCCAATTTTGTGGCACCTTTAGAGTTAAAGAAAACTTAGTTACTAATATCAGGGACAGTAAGTAATCCAACTTTCCTTTGTATATTTTAAGGTGGAAACTTGATGTATGAACGAGTGCCCATGGTCGAAATGGATGGAATTAATTTGGTAGAAACCAGAGCCATCCTAAGATACATAGCCGCAAAATATGACTTGTATGGAAGAAACCTGAAGGAACAAGCCTGGTACAACAATCACTTCTTATttagaacaaaattttaaaaataagaaaatctaaCCTTTAGGCTTGTTAGCAGTCATGTGTAGTTCTTAATAGATTAACAgaatgttcttttgttttttaactttttagtaTAGAAAAATTTAACACATAAAAGGAGGGATAATAGTATAATAAACCCCATGTACACAACATTTACCTTCAACAATGATCAGTTCTTGGCCAATCACAgagtttctttcattttctgattctacATGTAGTGTTAAGCCATTAGCTCTCATGGACAAATCAAGTAATCAAATTCTAGCAAAGGAAACTTGCCCCCTTCTCATGAATCTGTGTTGCCTACAGTAGGTGGGGGTAGCACACAGAATAAGTCAccagaacagactcaaaatttgACGGGGGGTGGGCGTGGGGAGGGGGTCTGGGTATAACCTGTGAAACAAGATTCTGGAGGTGGCAATTGGAAACCACCTCATTAGTCTCTGGTCACACCAGATAGCCCACCCGGCCTCCCAGACATTCATTAAttctcacatgcacacaccagTCCTTTTGCAATGGGCAGGCCTGTCTACGAACTGGTAAAATAGTCTTCTTACCTGGAATTTAAAACAGCAACCCTAAATTGCAAATCATTGCACAGAATTAGAAAACCATTAGTTGGTAAataacaaattatccctttttactAAATGAGGTGTGTTTTAAATAAActtattcttttatttccaaaatacatttattttcagaAACTTGGCTTTAAAATTTGTAATGCagtcaaattttttaaatgaccttgtatttttaaatcttaagGTAAGCTTTCTCTTGCTTTCTGGTAGACTCTGCCAAACTTCTGCTGATTGCTTCCCTGTAGTGTAatttaacatgttcctctgtcTCTGTATTTCTTGTAAATTGGTAGTTGGATTTATAGGTTTTATCAGACTCAAGTTCTAGTGGTTTTTTCAAGACTACTTCATAGGTGTTGGTGTGTTTCTCTATTAGGAAGCATAAAATGTCTGCTTGTCTATTCTTCATGATACTAGGAGCCATTGGTGTTTAGTGCTATCATTCCTTCTGCGTTTATTATCTAAAATACTTCTTTATAGAAAAACTTCCCCTCACTTACTATCTGGTTACCTGGAGTACAGCTTTCTATAGGAAAGACATGATAACTCTTGGTTTACCAATTTTCCAAACAATGAGTTGGCTGCCCTGAATCCTCCAATTAGCTGTTGTCATTGTTTTAGTATCACCATGAACTCATCAACTTAAACATCTTTGATGAGTTTTGATTCACTGagttgttattcttttttatgctcaAATTGTCCTACCCTTGGCCATGGGAGCCAGGTGGGTCCTGGGAATTTTTGACCTCACTCTAGTGATCTCTGATAGCTTCCTTATTATCTGGTATAATATGATAATCCAGACTAGTCCTATATATCTCTTGCTCCAAAATTGGactcagccatttctctaaggagctctggttcccttttttttttttgtgaagaagatcagtcctcagctaacatccatgctaatcctcctcttttttttgctgaggaagaccggctctgagctaacatctattgccaatcctcctcctttatttttcttccccaaagccctagtagatagttgtatgtcatagttgcacatccttctagttgctgtatgtgggacgcggcctcagcatggccggagaagcggtgcgttggtgcgcgcccgagatccgaacccaggccgccagtagcggagtgtgcgcactcaatcaccaagccacggggccggccctctggttCCTTTTAACACAAAATGGTTTTTAAGTACATCTTTCTCAGAACTGATGtttataaattgaaaatgaattaataatttaCTTATGGCACCTTCATTTGTATATCACTATGATAAAATCTTGTATGTGTTAgacatttcatattttaaactCTTTCAACTACCTGATCCCACAACCCTAATGCTCAGAATgctattctggttatttatcgcCACAGACATTATTGCTCCCTTTCTTGatagggctcagctgggtggctcTCTCAGCGTCTCTCATGAAGGGCTTCACTCATATATCTGGCACTGCGTTGGGAGGGCTGGAACAGCTGGGCCTGGCTGGGTATCTCTCTTTCCATGTGACTTCTCCATGTggctagcttgggcttcctcatagCATGAGGTTCTCAGCATGGTTAGACTTCTCACATGGTGGCTGGCTGCCTGAGAACAAACATGGAAGAGGGCCAGGTGGAAGCCATAAGGCTTCTGTGATCTAGGCTTGGAAATCTCAGAACATTACTtctccacattctattggtcaaagaagTCCCCAAGCCCtgctcagattcaaggggagaATGAGACTTACTCTCAATGGCAGGAGTAGCAAAGAATTTGAGGCCATCTTCAAGTCACCCATCGTTATTCTAGATTAAGACTAAAGGAACTATGACTCAAAAATGTtgcgagggccggccccgtggcttagcggttaagtgcgcgcgctctgctgctggcagccgggtttcagatcccgggcgcgcaccaacgcaccgcttctccggccatgctgaggccgcgtcccacgtacagcaactagaaggatgtgcatctatgacatacaactatctactggggctttggaggaatcaataaataaataaaattaaaaaaaaaaaaagtgttgcaaGACTCACTTTGGACCAGGACAGAGGTTTTCCAATGCCCAGACTAGTAGTCTTGTCACTATGCCATGGCGCCTTGTCAAACATATTACCCATCTTTCCATTCATTCTGGCACAGAGATGTGGGTGGTAGCAAGTGGGAACTTGTGGAGTAAGTTTTGTGCCTTATTAAATTGTTCTGCTGACGAAGTTTGAGCAACTTCAATCCAGATAGAGATGATGTTGACAGTATAGAGGTCCCTAGTTACCTCTTCCACGACATGTATCAGCATGGACGATCTCACTGTTACTGCAACACTTAAAAAGCCACATATGATCTTTGCCAAATTTATTACTTTGGGATTATTTTAATACTTTGCGTGTGTGTGTTAATTAGCATTAGTGTTACACAATtgatattcacacacacataatCGCTCACATACTTCAGTCCTATAATTTTCCTATCCCTCAAACTGATCTTTATTAATATCTCAGAGGAAGACCATGCAGCTAGAAACACTTGATTTTAGCTCATGGATCATTGAAACCCCTGATAACTAAGCAGGTGAGACTGAGGCGCtacttaaaatgtttctttggcTCCTGAAATAACAGCTCCCTTTATCTGGAACTCGTGAATTTCACCCTTTCTCTAGGATTGACATGTATGTAGAAGGCTTGAGGGACCTGAGTGACATGATTATATTCTTCccactctctctgcctgaaaagAAGGAGAGGAATCTTGAATACATCCTCGGAAGAGCTACTACAAGATCCTCCCCTGTCTATGAGAAGGTAAGCAACAAACTTCTGCCCTGCTCTATGACCTGGATCAAGGGGGAGAAAAACCAACTAAACTAAAAGTAGGTAGACAACTTTACTGGTGCATGAAAGATCCCAAAACACTCTGGGAAAGCAAAATTCTTCCCCCAACTGTAGTTATAAAACAAAtctgccctctctcctcccaccctggtcttctggatttaattttttaaaaaatttcatgcaTAACTTAAGCACTATTTGTGGTTCTGGTGCTGACAGAATTTCAGTTGACTGATTTAATTCTGGGGTAAAATAGAACCTTATAAAGAGAATTCTAGGGGGAAAATCCCACACTAATTAGAGAGCTAAGGGGGAAAGGATggatattatttctaaaatacacTGGATAGTACCAGGGCTCAGGGCAGTTTATAAGGCTTAGCCCAATTCTACACAATATTCTAAAAGTTAGGAAAAAATTGTTCCAAAAATAACACTATTTTTCATCTGTCTCTGCATTTTTAACAGCTgaaaaataatgtctgaaaaagCTTGAGCTCTAAGCAAATACTTGGTGCCACCCCTAACACAAGGGTTGGATGACTTTAGTTATCAATGCTCTTGTTCTCCAGGTACATTCATTATAATATTAGAAAATGCAGGAAAGGATCATGAAAAATGTTCGAGTTTGGTGAAACATGAGCCAGGTAAGTTTTCCAAACTCACCTGCAATTCTGCTTTAATCCATCCTTTCTGGGCTAAGTAACAATGGTTCTAAGTGAATGCTTTAGTGCATACATTTAAATATACTTATCATCATCAATAATTTTAGAGCCTAGTCATGTAATGCAGATTATTTAATTGATACTTATGTATTTGACATAGATTATAGATACTCTAACTTccaaggctgtactttccctcaaGTACACTTAGTGAGTTATAGTTCCCTTGGTACAAGATGGAAGATGAATCAAACTGTGAATAGTCTACACTTTAGGCTTTCTCCAAATCATTCTTTCAAAAgcatttaaaagataatatattcCTTTGTAATTATCATGTAATTTAAGAGATTTTTATCTTATAATTTTACCACTATTGacaatggaatggatgttaaacaCCACTGTTCCCAAAGACTGAAGTTTCTGTTGTGGGATAGTACAGAGACTGCCCTCGTGGCTAAAAGTAGTAACAATAACATCATCACTAACAACAGCGCCAGCTACTGCAATGAGGGCTCACTTCTAccaagtgcttactatgtgtcaggcacagtgCTATGCATTTTGCATGCATGATCCCCTCTAATCTTCATAACTCCATGAAACAGCTTTATCCCCATTTGACGGATGAGGCAACCAGAGCTTAAAGAagcaaagtaacttgcccaaggtcatacaactaaCAAAGTTAGAGCCTGCGTTCCAGTCTCTCTAACTCCTGATCCCATGCCCAAGTGTCATAAAATCgtagagttttagggttaaaATATACCTTAGTGTCCTCCAACTCCAATCTTTCATTTTGTATTCAGTTGATTTTGACTCAAAGTGACCCATACGTCAGAGCCCTATTAGAAGAAAATTTGCTTATGAAAGAGGTTTGGGTCCCTGTGAGAATGACATTCTCCCTGCAAAGTGCAGCATAGCTAAGGACCTTGCCCTGAGAAGGTGCCAGGAGAGACTAGCATCACAGACCCGGAAGAGCCACCAGGCCAGGCTACGGTGGTGAAATCATTCTGTAAAGATTCAGAGAGTAGGCACAGGGAGATGAAACGATAAAAAAGACAAAGGCACACGAGATTGAGCTGTTTCCAGGGTTGAGAATATGTGAGGAAGATTTAAGCTATTCCacctctgtttttttttattttttgtgaggaagatcagccctgagctaacgtccatgctaatcctcctctttttttgctgaggaagaccggctctgagctaacatctattgccatcctcctcctttttttccccaaagccccagtagatagttgtatgtcatagttgcacatccttctagttgctgtatgtgggacgtcacctcagcatggccagagaagccgtgcgttggtgtgcgcccgggatccgaacccagtcgccagtagcggagcgcgcgcacttaaccgctaagccatggggccagccctattccACCTCTTTTAGGTGAACAAACTGAAGCCCTCAGGGAGATGGGATTTGTTGGAGCTCGCACAGCCAGTGGCACAGAGTAGATTAGGAACCAGGTCTCTGAACTTCTAGAGGACTTTCTGCCAAATCACACTCACTTGAAATTATATGCTAGGTATGCCCCTAAATCCTCTACTTTCTCACTTCTCAACTATCACGCAGGCACAAAGAGACCACGGGCAAGATTTTCTTGTGGGCAGTCGGCTGAGCTGGGCTGATACACAGCTGCTTGAAGTCATCTTGATGACAGAAGAGTgcatgggccggcccagtggcttagcggttaagtgcacgcgctccgcggctggcggcccgggttcggatcccgggcgtgcaccgacgcaccgcttctccggccatgctgaggccgcgtcccacatgcagcaactagaaggatgtgcagctatgacatacaactatctgctggggctttggggggaaaaaataaataaataaaatcttaaaaaaaagagtGCAAACCCAGTGTCCTCCCAGGCTTCCCTCTGCTACAGGTCATACTATCCACACAGCTCCCAAGAACTGCAGGGAGGACGAATTTGCATCATTCGTTACTCTTTCCTTCAGTCATTCATTATCACTTAAGAAGTTGCTAACTTCTTTATGCCAGAGCCTATGCTAGAAATACGAACATGCCCTCAAGGAACACACCTAGTGGGGGAGACAAGCACAGGGATAACCTCTATATAATGTGGTAAACTAAAAAATCAAatgacatgggaaagcagatgaGGGTCACCCAGGCCAGCATGGGGATCTGAGGCAGGCTTCTTACAGGAGTTAAATCTCAAAGGCTTTGCCTGGAACGTAGTAGAACCTCAGTAAAAGTGGCTGCCTACCTCTAGGTAAGGTGAGGGGAAAACACTTAAGATAATATCATCCTACCATAGCCACTAATTAACAATAACCATAACCATTGACTCTACTCTTATTATATGCAAGCATCATCCCAAGCACTGAATGCacattacttcatttattttattccatcCTCAAAGTAGTTAAGAaaggagactcagagaggttaagtaactttccctaGGTCACACTGTTGGTGGGTGACAGGACTGGGACTCAAACCCCAGTCTGCTGCTTCCACGGCCTGAGTTCTAAAACACTTTGCTCTTGGTGGATTCTTGATAGCCTTTTAAAAGTATGCTTATTCAAAATAGTTGTAATCTGAGTTATGATAATTCTGTAGCCTGTATTTTCCACTTCACATTACAACATAAGCGTGTTTTGGTACTGTTAGTCTGCCTTATTTTTATACAATGAAGTctgttacatatatttttgtgaaatttttcatGATTATAAGTCCGCTTATTGTACTCAGAataatcttattttaaataatgaaaatcacAAACAACCTAATTATTCAATACCTAAGAAATGGGGCTACATCCATCATATAGAATTTTATGCAGCCTCAGTTATGTTTTCAAAGATTATATAACAACATGAACAAATGCTTAGAACATAAGAAAAACAAGGACTTCTGTTTATTAGTTATATATCGGGATACTCTGGaatatttgcttttataaataatgttaCAACAGCATCTTCACAGGTATGGGTTTTTCCACATTTAAGATTACATCCTTaggatacaattttaaaaatgggatcaCTGGGTTACAGCCTATGAACATTTTGTGCTTCTTGAGAAATATTGCTAGCTTGCTTTCTACAAGAGGAGCATTACTTTGCACTACCACACAATGTAcaaaaattccattttatctcccaCCTCTACTAGCAATGAGGAATACGAACACTTTTTCTCTTATGCAAAAATGTGCctcatttatattttactttgtttattttgctcTACTCTCACGAATAGTAATCTTTTACATTTTAGGAATTCAAGGCCAGAATCAGCCATATTCCCACAATTACCAAATTCCTCCAGCCTGGAAGCCAGAGGAAGCCTCCACTAAATGAAGACTCCATTGAGACCATGAAGAGTATTTTCAGATTTGAACGTGGCATGTTTCTTAAAAACATGGGCACTATAGCAGCTGAGTATTAACAAATGAAGAGATCTAAAGAACTCAGGAAATGTTTCACTTTACGTTTGTAGCAGTGTCCAGAAAGAAATCATAGGGCCATTTTAATAAAGTAATAAACAGCATAAGGAAGTAAACTACCTAATACTTGTCTTAAATCAGACAACCCCCTTCCCGTTTTTCATAAGACAGTAAAACACCAATTAATCAGAATCATCCAAATAAGAATTCTTCTGCATTCTACTTATTGCAAAAGAGTAAAATCATAAGTAAGCAAATGGGTGTTACGGAtttctttgaaaacaaaaacagccACACATACATCAACATTACCCACTCCCACCACCTTTTGGGAAAAGTCCAGGACACAGCATGGCTTCCAACTAGTTTCTTAAACTCTCAATCACTAGAGTATTTTACAGATATTGTATATATTTCCAGGATCAAGTTCACATTTAGTTTCTACTTCAGTATCATAATCAGAGCTGGAGTATAAGCTGCTGGCAATCTGAATCTGAAGGTTCCTCTCCATCATCTGTGACAGTCAGCAAGCACACGGGGCAGTCCAATGACAACCGCTTTCTCCATCCTGCCGCCTGTGGTAACAACCTCTTTGGCACCATTAGGATTAgtgggattttttcttttaagtaggatatttttaaagtatatcaaAGGATTTTGTTTGGGTTTCCTATTTGGTTAAATTaagtgtttttctttgtttcttccctGAATTGAATTACTTATCACTGGAAGTTTAACAACCTCCTTGAAAGTCAATTGGGAAAGGTAAGTGAACACAACCATATCAACTCTGCTGTTATCGGCTGGGAGCTCTACCCACCATTTCATTTAAAGAAAGCGTTTGCAATCTGAAGCATTGCGCAGAGCCAACAGGACCAAAATTGCAGATTTTTGGTGCTCTAAGGGGTCTTGTCGATCATTTAGTCCAAATACCTCCTTAAGGATGAGAAACGGGGTCCCAGAGAGAGGAAACGACCTTCTAAAGAGCATACAGTCAGTGGGAGAGTCGGGCTGGGACTCCAGTCTCCCAGTGTTCAGTCGGGGGCCTCAAAGTGCGTCGGACATTAAAAGTCATAACTATGCCTAAAAATGAAGTGGTGATTTGAGACAAAATCACTTTTGTTTCAGATTTATTACTGttttacagaaagaaagagaaaacgaGAATACCTGTTCCTGAGGAAGAGTTCTGGCGTAAATAACCCTCCTTCCCAACTTCTTTCATTAATAACTGAACTTTTAAATATCAAAGGTGATTTATGTGTACAGAGCAGACActaaaatgaaagtttaaaaCAGAGTGTCTTTTATTTGAATACTGAATACATTCTGTTAGCACACAGAGTGTGCTgagaatggatttttttaaaggaaaaaataacgaTAACagcaattaaaatggaaaatcaaaacaattaaacaattttaatttaattaacaattaaaatggaaaaatataatttctaataaTTTCTAATATAACACAAATGACAAATTgatacattagcattctgtgaaGCCCACTTAGGGCATTCCATTATCCAATAAGCTGTAGTTTAATTTAAACTTACTTCAGACGAGTATTTGGAATTGTCGAAAAATACCACATATATAAAACTAGgcacagcaaatgaaagagtataACACGATTCATGAACTATCTTTAATGAAAATAGTACCTGACAATTGGAAAACAAAgtttttgtttaagaaaaaaacaccTCAAACTAGTGTTCATATTAGAAGTGACagtgtttcttttgtttctaacATAAAATAAGACACTAAACATTCCACATTGAAATTTATCTTTTACATACATAGAGTATGCTCTGCCCGATAGTGTGGAATGACAGGAATTCAGTTTTCAGTTCCTCTGGATTCTCAGAGCAGCAATAAGACAAGTCTCAGAATCATCAGGAAGCtgcaggaaaataaaacagaggcAAAGGGGGGTCACGCTGACATGGCATAGACAGAACAGGTCGGGGCTCCCCTAACCTGTGCTGTCACTAAACTCGGGCTCCAGTTCTCCCCTACTCCTACTTCTCGGGGGAGGGGTGATCTCATTATCCTTGTATTCGAACTTCCCAGACAGAACTGAATCAGCCACTTATATGTtcactgaatgaatgagaaaGATCGGAACTCGCTGTCCTGAAAATCTGGGATGAAGCTTCATAAGAGAAACGTTTGGAAGGAAACCCGAACTCAAAAGCCAGTAACGTCAAGCAACTTGAAAAAATAATCAAGGAGCAATTTGGGGGATTATTATTACAGTCTCAGCTACTTTCCATTGATTGGGGTCTTCTTGACCCGTAAACCCTACTTCTGATGAATTCCACCACCACGTGTCATTTTCAGAACAGGCCCATAACTGGAAAGCAGTCTTTTGCAATCACACTTTTTCTCCCCAATCATAAACATAATACATCACCATACTACAAAATTCTatagaaaagtgaaaagaagaaaattactcATTATGCCACCACCCAGA includes the following:
- the LOC131414233 gene encoding glutathione S-transferase-like, which codes for MVLEGFQSGRVLVNLSADFQEFLSTAGKPKLHYFNGRGRMETIWWLLAAAGVEFEEALFETREEFEKLIQGGNLMYERVPMVEMDGINLVETRAILRYIAAKYDLYGRNLKEQAWIDMYVEGLRDLSDMIIFFPLSLPEKKERNLEYILGRATTRSSPVYEKAQRDHGQDFLVGSRLSWADTQLLEVILMTEECMGRPKCKPSVLPGFPLLQEFKARISHIPTITKFLQPGSQRKPPLNEDSIETMKSIFRFERGMFLKNMGTIAAEY